The following are encoded together in the Bombus vancouverensis nearcticus chromosome 18, iyBomVanc1_principal, whole genome shotgun sequence genome:
- the LOC143304051 gene encoding omega-amidase NIT2-like, with product MPEIEGDKLYNTCTIWGPDGTLIAKHRKVHLFDIDIPNKITFRESDSLSPGNSLTTFDVKGCKIGIGICYDIRFEEMARIYWNCHVDSG from the exons atgcctgaaatagagggcgataaattgtacaatacctgtactatttggggtcccgatggaactttgatagcaaaacaccgaaag gtacatctattcgacatcgacattcctaataagattacttttcgagagagtgattcactcagtcctggtaactccctaacgacgttcgatgtgaagggctgcaaaataggtattggcatttgctatgatattagattcgaggaaatggcacgcatttattggaactgtcacgtcgattcggggtaa